From a single Sparus aurata chromosome 13, fSpaAur1.1, whole genome shotgun sequence genomic region:
- the LOC115593644 gene encoding hepatitis A virus cellular receptor 1-like isoform X2 gives MLSLLLHTFTLICFLTARVSAVTTETVVGVAGRRVKLPCLSEAVSQRGVEVCWGRGEPSLFTCHNTVINAAGDQVSYRKSYRYSISSSSSLSIYSSRSSDAGFYHCRVQLPGLFNDQTSTVHLIIINPRSVVSETSERLDNWDAENLNAPHTTTGFSGQDVTRQIGSDVTGEDTTGAMVALVQSSVQQQQQPVDSLQSFIGNTVRVSFIVFIPALLLTAAYRFWRTNQRPETDRRLNQSEGEEVYSSV, from the exons ATGCTGTCGTTGCTTCTTCACACCTTCACCCTAATCTGTTTCCTCACAG CCCGAGTGTCAGCGGTCACCACGGAGACGGTGGTGGGCGTGGCCGGGAGGAGGGTGAAGCTGCCCTGTCTATCGGAGGCGGTCAGTCAGAGAGGAGTGGAGGTGTGCTGGGGGAGAGGAGAGCCATCACTGTTCACCTGCCACAACACTGTGATCAACGCAGCTGGAGATCAGGTCTCATACAGGAAGTCCTACAG GTACTCTatatcttcctcctcctctctgtccatctATAGCTCTCGATCATCAGACGCTGGTTTCTATCACTGCAGAGTTCAGCTGCCCGGTCTGTTCAATGACCAAACATCCACCGTTcacctcatcatcatcaacc CTCGCTCTGTGGTCTCTGAAACCTCTGAGCGCCTTGACAACTGGGATGCTGAgaacctgaacgcaccacacaCAACAACAG GTTTCAGTGGACAGGATGTGACCAGGCAGATaggaagtgatgtcactggAGAAGACACCACAGGGGCAATGGTGGCGCTGGTTCAG tcgtctgtccagcagcagcagcagccggtcGACAGTCTGCAGAGCTTCATTGGAAACACAGTGAGGGTTTCCTTCATCGTCTTCATACCTGCactgctgctgactgctgcttaca GATTTTGGAGGACCAATCAGAGAccagagactgacaggaggctGAACCAATCAGAGGGCGAAGAGGTGTATAGCTCTGTGTAG
- the LOC115593644 gene encoding hepatitis A virus cellular receptor 2 homolog isoform X1: MLSLLLHTFTLICFLTARVSAVTTETVVGVAGRRVKLPCLSEAVSQRGVEVCWGRGEPSLFTCHNTVINAAGDQVSYRKSYRYSISSSSSLSIYSSRSSDAGFYHCRVQLPGLFNDQTSTVHLIIINPRSVVSETSERLDNWDAENLNAPHTTTAGFSGQDVTRQIGSDVTGEDTTGAMVALVQSSVQQQQQPVDSLQSFIGNTVRVSFIVFIPALLLTAAYRFWRTNQRPETDRRLNQSEGEEVYSSV; this comes from the exons ATGCTGTCGTTGCTTCTTCACACCTTCACCCTAATCTGTTTCCTCACAG CCCGAGTGTCAGCGGTCACCACGGAGACGGTGGTGGGCGTGGCCGGGAGGAGGGTGAAGCTGCCCTGTCTATCGGAGGCGGTCAGTCAGAGAGGAGTGGAGGTGTGCTGGGGGAGAGGAGAGCCATCACTGTTCACCTGCCACAACACTGTGATCAACGCAGCTGGAGATCAGGTCTCATACAGGAAGTCCTACAG GTACTCTatatcttcctcctcctctctgtccatctATAGCTCTCGATCATCAGACGCTGGTTTCTATCACTGCAGAGTTCAGCTGCCCGGTCTGTTCAATGACCAAACATCCACCGTTcacctcatcatcatcaacc CTCGCTCTGTGGTCTCTGAAACCTCTGAGCGCCTTGACAACTGGGATGCTGAgaacctgaacgcaccacacaCAACAACAG CAGGTTTCAGTGGACAGGATGTGACCAGGCAGATaggaagtgatgtcactggAGAAGACACCACAGGGGCAATGGTGGCGCTGGTTCAG tcgtctgtccagcagcagcagcagccggtcGACAGTCTGCAGAGCTTCATTGGAAACACAGTGAGGGTTTCCTTCATCGTCTTCATACCTGCactgctgctgactgctgcttaca GATTTTGGAGGACCAATCAGAGAccagagactgacaggaggctGAACCAATCAGAGGGCGAAGAGGTGTATAGCTCTGTGTAG